One region of Eupeodes corollae chromosome 1, idEupCoro1.1, whole genome shotgun sequence genomic DNA includes:
- the LOC129939579 gene encoding ninjurin-2 isoform X2, with product MMNNESEMKSMDANRYATKKTIAQGMLDIALLTANASQLKYILQVGEQHQFYKLMLILISLSIFLQVTVGVLLLIQSLLSIHKTPFQRKAADVLNHFVVATVLLTVFCDVLKMNFGLDPAVAVSIAGQSNP from the exons ATGATGAATAATGAATCTGAG atGAAATCAATGGATGCAAATCGATATGCAACTAAGAAAACTATTGCTCAGGGGATGCTGGATATAGCTTTGCTTACAGCAAATGCATCCCAACTAAAATACATTCTTCAAGTAGGAGAACAACATCAATTCTACAAATTAATGTTGATTTTGATAAGCCTATCAATATTTTTACAG GTGACAGTTGGAGTACTTCTCTTGATTCAATCTTTATTGTCTATTCATAAAACACCATTTCAAAGAAAAGCGGCAGacgttttaaatcattttgttgtGGCAACAGTTTTGCTTACGGTATTTTGCGATGTCTTAAAGATGAATTTTGGACTTGATCCGGCTGTTGCTGTTTCTATAGCAGGACAATCCAATCCTTGA
- the LOC129939579 gene encoding ninjurin-1 isoform X3, translating into MMNNESEMKSMDANRYATKKTIAQGMLDIALLTANASQLKYILQVGEQHQFYKLMLILISLSIFLQILSGALSLSLSLLRDCRLHKAEFHSSANIINHVRTAFAFLTAMINLFISAFDSKMPPSQGNYLND; encoded by the exons ATGATGAATAATGAATCTGAG atGAAATCAATGGATGCAAATCGATATGCAACTAAGAAAACTATTGCTCAGGGGATGCTGGATATAGCTTTGCTTACAGCAAATGCATCCCAACTAAAATACATTCTTCAAGTAGGAGAACAACATCAATTCTACAAATTAATGTTGATTTTGATAAGCCTATCAATATTTTTACAG ATTCTATCTGGGGCTCTCAGTTTATCATTGAGTTTGTTACGTGATTGTCGTCTTCATAAGGCCGAATTTCATTCATCAGCCAACATTATAAATCACGTTCGAACtgcatttgcatttttaactgCAATGATAAATCTGTTCATATCTGCTTTTGACTCAAAAATGCCACCTTCTCAAGGAAATTACTTaaatgattaa
- the LOC129939579 gene encoding ninjurin-1 isoform X1: protein MMNNESEMKSMDANRYATKKTIAQGMLDIALLTANASQLKYILQVGEQHQFYKLMLILISLSIFLQLLVGIFFVIIGSLNINRKNEQTAAIIMNDVILVTIFIISIVNVIISGFGMEYSSQPLRLIDRGEKEP, encoded by the exons ATGATGAATAATGAATCTGAG atGAAATCAATGGATGCAAATCGATATGCAACTAAGAAAACTATTGCTCAGGGGATGCTGGATATAGCTTTGCTTACAGCAAATGCATCCCAACTAAAATACATTCTTCAAGTAGGAGAACAACATCAATTCTACAAATTAATGTTGATTTTGATAAGCCTATCAATATTTTTACAG CTCCTGGTTGGTATTTTCTTTGTCATCATTGGAAGTTTGAATATCAACAGAAAAAATGAACAAACAGCTGCTATTATtatgaatgatgtcatattggtcacaatatttataatttctatTGTTAATGTAATTATATCTGGTTTCGGAATGGAATACTCATCACAACCACTGCGGCTAATTGATCGTGGTGAAAAAGAGccataa
- the LOC129939579 gene encoding ninjurin-1 isoform X4 — translation MKSMDANRYATKKTIAQGMLDIALLTANASQLKYILQVGEQHQFYKLMLILISLSIFLQLLVGIFFVIIGSLNINRKNEQTAAIIMNDVILVTIFIISIVNVIISGFGMEYSSQPLRLIDRGEKEP, via the exons atGAAATCAATGGATGCAAATCGATATGCAACTAAGAAAACTATTGCTCAGGGGATGCTGGATATAGCTTTGCTTACAGCAAATGCATCCCAACTAAAATACATTCTTCAAGTAGGAGAACAACATCAATTCTACAAATTAATGTTGATTTTGATAAGCCTATCAATATTTTTACAG CTCCTGGTTGGTATTTTCTTTGTCATCATTGGAAGTTTGAATATCAACAGAAAAAATGAACAAACAGCTGCTATTATtatgaatgatgtcatattggtcacaatatttataatttctatTGTTAATGTAATTATATCTGGTTTCGGAATGGAATACTCATCACAACCACTGCGGCTAATTGATCGTGGTGAAAAAGAGccataa